Proteins from one Toxotes jaculatrix isolate fToxJac2 chromosome 13, fToxJac2.pri, whole genome shotgun sequence genomic window:
- the LOC121191434 gene encoding uncharacterized protein LOC121191434, with protein sequence MPRLQSGVWKHFTPAIKDGRETFMCNYCSKTYTKNATKMQMHLDKCKEYSVVSQQSPGPDGSSSASIPVPSFSFLPSATPGGQFLIDSVDQRSQAYADECLARAVYATSSPHTLTDNIYWKRFFSVLRPAYCPPTREALSSHLLDCEYDRVQNQVHEAIGKADCVTVICSGWSNIKGNGTIIYIVATPVPLFYKCTKTKEQTHGSTFIAEELKDIINEVGPHKVFAVITDDAPEMMAAWAQVEEAFPHISAIGCTACGIQQLFDGMVAQPSIRALCRRAEQVVRYIRDQKILTETFRCRQATKIRNHTSNGTTLALPTSSDWTGVLNMFSSLLEGQNSLQEMAVSPTLNVEASIRATLQDSAFWKGLSSSQNLLYLIGNSIDYMKREDAVLSGVVDVLSQLRYHIGASLSGSVLHSAEQKAVMASLDRCQEFCVKSIHAAAYMLDPKHVGRHTLSVEQINSAYDVISNLSHHLNLDEGKVLGSFARFSAKQGLWKGAGIWSSCQHVSASTWWKGLCSSEPLSAVASAVLQIPPTTGACERLRSRFCSTKVQGSLSADRAQKLVAVQVNLSLLEPSDCESEEEKKVLFQSETQWQDKMRYREDM encoded by the coding sequence ATGCCACGCTTGCAGTCTGGTGTGTGGAAGCATTTCACCCCAGCCATCAAAGATGGGAGGGAAACCTTCATGTGCAACTACTGTTCAAAGACATACACAAAGAACGCTACTAAGATGCAGATGCACTTGGACAAATGCAAGGAGTACTCTGTGGTGTCGCAGCAGTCACCGGGCCCAGATGGGAgctcctctgcctccatcccTGTTCCCTCCTTCTCGTTCTTACCATCTGCCACTCCTGGGGGACAGTTCCTCATTGATTCAGTGGATCAGCGCAGCCAGGCATACGCTGACGAGTGTCTGGCGAGAGCTGTCTATGCCACTTCCTCACCCCACACTCTCACAGACAATATTTATTGGAAACGATTTTTCAGCGTGCTCCGGCCAGCTTACTGTCCACCCACCAGAGAGGCTTTGTCCTCTCATCTGTTGGACTGTGAGTATGACAGAGTACAAAACCAGGTTCATGAGGCAATAGGGAAAGCAGACTGCGTCACAGTCATCTGCAGCGGGTGGTCAAACATAAAAGGAAATGGAACTATCATTTATATTGTTGCAACTCCTGTACCACTGTTCtataaatgcacaaaaacaaaggagcagACACATGGAAGCACCTTCATTGCAGAGGAACTGAAAGATATCATAAATGAAGTGGGGCCTCATAAGGTCTTTGCTGTCATCACTGATGATGCCCCAGAAATGATGGCAGCTTGGGCTCAAGTAGAGGAAGCCTTCCCGCACATATCAGCTATCGGCTGCACAGCGTGTGGCATCCAGCAGCTCTTTGATGGCATGGTGGCACAGCCATCTATTAGGGCTCTGTGCAGGAGAGCTGAGCAGGTGGTGAGGTACATTAGAGATCAAAAAATACTAACAGAGACCTTTAGATGCCGGCAGGCTACAAAGATAAGAAACCACACTTCTAATGGGACAACACTGGCACTGCCTACTAGCTCTGACTGGACTGGTGTGCTTAATATGTTCAGCAGCCTCCTGGAGGGTCAGAACTCTCTGCAAGAGATGGCCGTCTCACCCACACTGAATGTCGAAGCATCCATCAGGGCCACTTTACAGGATTCTGCATTTTGGAAAGGGCTGAGCAGCAGTCAAAACTTGCTCTACTTGATTGGGAACTCTATTGATTACATGAAAAGAGAAGATGCTGTACTCTCTGGTGTTGTTGACGTGCTCAGTCAGTTACGATACCACATTGGGGCCTCCCTGTCTGGGTCTGTGCTGCACAGTGCTGAACAGAAAGCTGTCATGGCATCATTAGACAGGTGTCAGGAGTTCTGTGTAAAGTCTATCCACGCAGCAGCGTACATGCTGGATCCAAAGCATGTGGGACGGCACACACTCTCCGTGGAGCAGATAAATAGTGCTTACGATGTAATATCCAACCTGTCACACCATCTGAATCTCGATGAGGGTAAAGTGCTTGGCAGCTTTGCCCGGTTCTCAGCCAAACAGGGACTGTGGAAAGGGGCCGGTATATGGAGCTCATGCCAGCATGTGTCTGCATCCACCTGGTGGAAGGGGCTGTGTTCCTCTGAGCCGCTGTCCGCCGTGGCCTCTGCTGTACTCCAGATCCCTCCAACAACAGGTGCTTGCGAGCGTCTACGGTCACGCTTCTGCAGTACAAAGGTGCAAGGTTCTCTTTCAGCTGACAGGGCACAGAAACTGGTGGCAGTACAGGTGAACCTCAGCCTTTTGGAGCCAAGTGACTGtgagagtgaggaagaaaaaaaagttttatttcaatCTGAGACTCAGTGGCAAGACAAAATGAGGTATCGGGAGGACATGTAG